In Streptomyces chartreusis NRRL 3882, the following are encoded in one genomic region:
- a CDS encoding NAD(P)H-binding protein produces MTQTQRILVTGATGTVGRQVVAELLARGHEVRVLTRDAAKAAFPAGVEVVEGDLTESDGLAPALEGVSGLHLITFGGAAFTPLETGPRILELARSAGVRRITVLHGGGPTPLEDAVRADDGVDWTVLKPVEFMANALEWADGITASGEVREPFVARLSAMVHEGDIGAVAAVALTEEGHAGQEYVITGPEVLTVADKVKTIAAAVGREIALVELTEEQAVEQWRAAYLPEDVIGFLLEVYGNTPEAGRTVSGTVEKVTGRPARTFAQWAAEHADAFRERS; encoded by the coding sequence ATGACGCAGACGCAGAGGATTCTTGTCACCGGCGCCACCGGAACCGTCGGACGCCAGGTCGTCGCCGAACTGCTCGCCCGGGGCCACGAGGTGCGTGTCCTGACACGCGACGCGGCGAAGGCCGCCTTCCCGGCCGGAGTCGAGGTCGTCGAGGGCGACCTGACCGAGTCCGACGGCCTGGCCCCCGCGCTGGAGGGTGTGAGCGGACTGCACCTGATCACCTTCGGCGGTGCCGCCTTCACTCCGCTGGAGACCGGCCCGCGCATCCTGGAACTGGCGCGCTCGGCCGGCGTCCGCCGGATCACCGTGCTGCACGGCGGCGGACCCACCCCGCTGGAGGACGCGGTACGTGCCGACGACGGTGTGGACTGGACCGTGCTCAAGCCGGTCGAGTTCATGGCCAACGCCCTGGAGTGGGCGGACGGGATCACGGCCTCGGGCGAGGTGCGGGAGCCGTTCGTCGCACGGCTGAGTGCCATGGTCCACGAGGGCGACATCGGCGCCGTCGCCGCGGTCGCGCTGACCGAGGAGGGCCACGCAGGCCAGGAGTACGTGATCACCGGCCCCGAAGTGCTCACCGTCGCCGACAAGGTGAAGACGATCGCCGCCGCCGTCGGCCGGGAGATCGCGCTGGTCGAGCTGACCGAGGAGCAGGCCGTCGAGCAGTGGCGGGCGGCGTACCTGCCGGAGGACGTGATCGGCTTCCTGCTCGAGGTGTACGGGAACACCCCCGAGGCGGGCCGCACGGTCTCGGGCACCGTCGAGAAGGTCACCGGCCGCCCGGCGCGCACCTTCGCCCAGTGGGCCGCCGAGCACGCGGACGCCTTCCGGGAGCGGTCCTGA
- a CDS encoding patatin-like phospholipase family protein, producing MTTSRRPPAPSAPSAPSALPAGAVPGAGPQWAVDSPAAGTGLTARPCGDALRPAEPPATDHPVALALSGGGFRATLAALGFVRLLADTGLLPRLRYSSSVSGGSIANGCLATAWPALRRENFTADAVDELVVAPVVDRVSSRSLKRALVGGLWRTLGPSTRTDLLARCLDEWFLGETELERLDPEVRWIVNAANQTTGARFTFERDVYGDYTIGLAPTAGTRLRLSRAVSASAAVPGAFPPVVLDQDPFPCATHPPALLDGGTYDNTGLEAIDSDRYRHTFLCVLNAGGLLRPGVYGRVPVVRDLARANSLLYRQSTTLRTRAVVERFERARAAGPDGELPRGARRGVLVQLSTDFPADGPDALRRWHAAFPEDPAFDGRHLALVPTVFDRLDPGLCRALVHRGWWLGGAALAAYHPQLLPDDLTALRPPRR from the coding sequence ATGACCACCTCCCGGCGGCCCCCCGCCCCTTCCGCCCCCTCCGCCCCTTCCGCGCTTCCGGCCGGCGCCGTGCCGGGCGCCGGTCCGCAGTGGGCCGTGGACTCGCCGGCTGCCGGCACCGGCCTCACGGCGCGTCCCTGCGGTGACGCCCTCCGCCCTGCCGAACCACCGGCCACCGACCACCCGGTCGCGCTCGCCCTGTCCGGCGGCGGGTTCCGTGCCACTCTCGCCGCCCTGGGCTTCGTGCGGCTGCTGGCCGACACCGGGCTGCTTCCCCGGCTGCGGTACTCCTCGTCCGTGTCCGGCGGTTCGATCGCCAACGGCTGCCTGGCGACCGCCTGGCCCGCGCTGCGGCGGGAGAACTTCACCGCGGACGCCGTCGACGAGCTGGTCGTCGCGCCGGTCGTCGACCGCGTCTCCTCCCGCTCCCTCAAGCGTGCCCTCGTCGGCGGCCTGTGGCGGACCCTCGGCCCCTCGACCCGTACGGATCTCCTGGCCAGGTGCCTGGACGAGTGGTTCCTGGGCGAGACCGAACTGGAGCGGCTGGACCCGGAGGTGCGCTGGATCGTCAACGCCGCCAACCAGACCACCGGGGCCCGCTTCACCTTCGAACGCGACGTGTACGGCGACTACACCATCGGCCTGGCCCCCACGGCCGGCACGCGGCTGCGGCTGAGCCGGGCCGTGTCCGCCTCCGCGGCGGTGCCCGGCGCGTTCCCGCCCGTCGTCCTCGACCAGGACCCCTTCCCGTGCGCCACCCACCCGCCCGCGCTGCTCGACGGCGGTACGTACGACAACACGGGCCTGGAGGCCATCGACTCAGACCGATACCGGCACACCTTCCTGTGCGTCCTCAACGCCGGGGGGCTGCTGCGCCCCGGCGTGTACGGGCGCGTCCCGGTGGTCCGGGACCTGGCCCGGGCGAACTCGCTGCTGTACCGGCAGAGCACCACGCTGCGGACCCGTGCCGTCGTCGAACGCTTCGAGCGCGCGAGGGCCGCGGGCCCGGACGGTGAACTGCCGCGCGGTGCCCGCCGCGGGGTCCTCGTCCAGCTCTCCACCGACTTCCCGGCGGACGGCCCGGACGCCCTGCGCCGATGGCACGCGGCCTTCCCCGAGGACCCGGCCTTCGACGGCCGGCACCTCGCCCTCGTCCCGACCGTTTTCGACCGCCTCGACCCCGGCCTGTGCCGGGCCCTGGTCCACCGCGGCTGGTGGCTCGGCGGCGCGGCCCTGGCGGCGTACCACCCGCAGCTGCTTCCGGACGACCTGACGGCGCTGCGCCCGCCGCGCCGATGA
- a CDS encoding YceI family protein, translating to MALALLRRRWHKSASAAAAGLALPLPPGAGAVAREVVDPMGSPLAAADVTVTALDSHRVAARGTTDPYGYFLAALPPGRYSLLISAEGLRPHRETIETAAGTSTPTERVWLQPAEALQLPTPGTWLFDPPHTAIRFIAKHVGMAHVHGRFERFDGGIQIAQDMADSRVRVRIDASSITTGNTTRDNHLRSADFLDVERFPYIDFTSTRFAYRGGSKWSLLGSLTMHGVSRSVALDTTYLGTVNGGYGQELRCAALATAELHREDYTLNWRSMLARGIAVVGPTVQLELDVQAMYRTHDTPTPPE from the coding sequence ATGGCCCTCGCACTGCTCCGGCGCCGATGGCACAAGAGCGCCTCGGCCGCGGCGGCGGGCCTCGCCCTCCCCCTCCCACCCGGTGCGGGTGCCGTCGCCCGCGAGGTGGTCGACCCGATGGGCTCGCCCCTGGCCGCCGCGGATGTCACCGTCACCGCCCTGGACAGCCACCGGGTGGCCGCCCGCGGCACGACCGACCCCTACGGCTACTTCCTCGCCGCGCTGCCGCCCGGCCGGTACAGCCTGCTCATCTCGGCCGAGGGCCTGCGGCCGCACCGCGAGACGATCGAGACGGCCGCGGGCACCTCGACGCCCACCGAGCGCGTCTGGCTGCAACCGGCCGAGGCGCTCCAGCTGCCGACGCCCGGCACCTGGCTCTTCGACCCGCCGCACACCGCGATCCGGTTCATCGCCAAGCACGTCGGCATGGCCCATGTGCACGGCCGTTTCGAACGCTTCGACGGCGGCATACAGATCGCCCAGGACATGGCCGACTCCCGCGTGCGCGTCCGCATCGACGCCTCCAGCATCACCACCGGCAACACCACGCGCGACAACCACCTGCGGTCTGCCGACTTCCTGGACGTCGAGCGCTTCCCGTACATCGACTTCACGAGCACGCGCTTCGCCTACCGGGGCGGCAGCAAGTGGTCGCTGCTGGGCTCCCTCACGATGCACGGCGTGAGCCGCTCGGTGGCCCTGGACACCACGTACCTCGGCACCGTGAACGGCGGCTACGGCCAGGAACTGCGCTGCGCGGCCCTGGCGACGGCGGAACTGCACCGTGAGGACTACACGCTGAACTGGCGCTCGATGCTGGCCCGGGGCATCGCGGTGGTCGGCCCCACCGTGCAACTGGAACTGGACGTGCAGGCGATGTACCGCACCCACGACACCCCGACCCCGCCGGAATAA
- a CDS encoding S8 family serine peptidase, translating into MDRADLSAVFYGEGPVPVLWATYCPVHFDVWLAFARPPSSRGDADGPGAGAGPAAAARTGERGRQDLILAIREEYGVEQVLERFQSRGLMEKCRPIAAGSFVAAQLTLKELVSDILPLTSLAGAVRVAHELARGGGTESIEAALAGHVRTPATSEIHDSMERRQERGRHVTWLLRLLHRVVRNARPDLARDETRERAVTDVLVDMLDAVVVDTGPARRPHAPVGRVVDRRQKYPVVSVTTNRPATGAVVRSRRTIKADAAEQVFSVDTASIGWAVVDSGIDPRHPAFHDWDTTGPTPQQLETRIARSFDFTGVREKLSADVLVGGLVNWAAALPSVETTPSPGRPARPTPGDQHGTHIAGIIGGCWPELDFRGICPHIRLYDFRVLDDDGGGDEFSIVTALQAIRHINETAGRFIVAGVNISLSVPHDVASHSTGWTPVCVECDRLTRSGVVVVTAAGNAGFAGTARTLGSDYRNISISDPGNAESVITVGSTHRSNPHRHGVSYFSSRGPTGDGRPKPDLVAPGEDIDGPIPGEGIAAMHGTSQAAAHVSGAAAMLLARNRELIGRPERVKEILCATATDLARERHFQGHGLVDVLRAIQSV; encoded by the coding sequence ATGGACCGAGCCGACCTCTCAGCAGTGTTCTACGGGGAGGGCCCCGTACCTGTCCTGTGGGCCACCTACTGCCCCGTGCACTTCGACGTATGGCTGGCGTTCGCCCGGCCGCCGTCCTCGCGGGGGGACGCCGACGGCCCGGGCGCCGGCGCCGGTCCGGCAGCGGCGGCCCGGACGGGGGAGCGGGGACGGCAGGACCTGATTCTCGCGATCCGTGAGGAGTACGGCGTCGAGCAGGTGCTGGAGCGATTCCAGAGCCGCGGGCTGATGGAGAAGTGCCGTCCGATCGCCGCCGGCAGCTTCGTGGCGGCGCAGCTGACCCTCAAGGAACTCGTCAGCGACATCCTGCCCCTCACCAGCCTGGCCGGTGCGGTGCGCGTCGCCCACGAACTCGCCCGCGGCGGCGGGACCGAGAGTATCGAAGCAGCCCTCGCCGGACACGTCAGGACCCCGGCCACCAGCGAGATCCACGACAGCATGGAACGCCGCCAGGAGCGCGGCCGCCACGTCACCTGGCTGCTGAGGCTGCTGCACCGCGTGGTGCGGAACGCGCGGCCGGACCTCGCCCGGGACGAGACGCGGGAACGGGCCGTGACGGACGTACTCGTCGACATGCTGGACGCCGTCGTCGTGGACACCGGCCCCGCGCGCCGGCCGCACGCACCCGTCGGACGGGTGGTCGACCGAAGACAGAAGTACCCGGTCGTCTCCGTGACGACGAACCGGCCCGCGACCGGAGCGGTCGTACGGTCCCGCCGGACGATCAAAGCCGACGCGGCGGAGCAGGTCTTCTCGGTGGACACCGCCTCCATCGGCTGGGCCGTGGTCGACAGCGGCATCGACCCGCGGCACCCCGCCTTCCACGACTGGGACACCACCGGCCCCACGCCGCAGCAGCTCGAGACGCGCATCGCCCGCTCCTTCGACTTCACCGGCGTACGGGAGAAACTCTCCGCGGACGTGCTCGTGGGCGGCCTGGTCAACTGGGCGGCCGCCCTGCCGTCCGTGGAGACCACCCCGTCCCCGGGGCGGCCCGCCCGGCCGACGCCCGGCGACCAGCACGGCACCCACATCGCCGGCATCATCGGCGGCTGCTGGCCGGAGCTGGACTTCCGCGGCATCTGCCCGCACATCCGGCTGTACGACTTCCGGGTCCTCGACGACGACGGCGGAGGCGACGAGTTCTCCATCGTCACCGCGCTCCAGGCGATCCGTCACATCAACGAGACGGCCGGGCGGTTCATCGTCGCCGGGGTCAACATCAGCCTGTCGGTCCCGCACGACGTCGCCAGCCACTCCACCGGGTGGACACCCGTGTGCGTCGAGTGCGACCGCCTGACCCGGTCGGGCGTCGTGGTCGTGACGGCGGCCGGCAACGCGGGGTTCGCCGGCACCGCGCGGACCCTGGGCTCCGACTACCGGAACATCAGCATCTCCGACCCCGGGAACGCGGAGTCCGTCATCACCGTCGGCTCCACCCACCGCAGCAACCCGCACCGCCACGGCGTCAGCTACTTCTCCAGCCGCGGCCCCACCGGCGACGGTCGGCCCAAGCCCGACCTGGTCGCCCCGGGGGAGGACATCGACGGCCCCATCCCCGGCGAGGGCATCGCCGCCATGCACGGCACCAGCCAGGCGGCGGCCCATGTCAGCGGAGCCGCGGCCATGCTGCTGGCCCGCAACCGGGAGTTGATCGGCCGCCCGGAACGCGTGAAGGAGATCCTGTGCGCCACGGCGACGGACCTGGCCCGCGAACGCCACTTCCAGGGCCATGGGCTCGTCGACGTGCTGCGTGCCATCCAGTCCGTCTGA
- a CDS encoding ABC transporter substrate-binding protein, which translates to MRSIRAAAAGAVTLSLTLAATACGGGSPTGGGSNDSPKTLTYWASNQGAGIEVDKKVLQPELDKFEQRTGIKVQLEVVPWSDLLNRILTATTSGQGPDVLNIGNTWSASLQATGALLPWDAKNFDKIGGKDRFVDSALGSTGAQGQDPAAVPLYSMAYALYYNKKMFADAGIAEPPATWDELVADGKKLSKDGKWGLGAEGSNPSENVHHAFVFAEQHGADFFTPDGKPDFTGDGTVAAVKQYVDLMAKDKVIAPGNAEYAQNQSVSDFAKGRTAMLLWQSASANLTSQGMSEDDYGIAPVPVQSGTPGPGKQVNSMVAGINLAVFKNTDNLDGATTFVKFMTSDTEQKILNKAYGSIPPVKSAQSDAAFTTPANAVLKDTLAKSAAALPQVADESQFETAVGTAVKELFADAAAGRAVTTGSVKAALEKAQQQMPAA; encoded by the coding sequence ATGCGCAGCATCCGAGCCGCGGCCGCCGGTGCCGTCACCCTGTCACTCACCCTCGCGGCCACGGCCTGCGGAGGAGGCTCCCCGACGGGCGGCGGATCGAACGACTCGCCCAAGACGCTCACGTACTGGGCGTCCAACCAGGGCGCCGGCATCGAGGTCGACAAGAAGGTCCTCCAGCCCGAACTCGACAAGTTCGAGCAGCGGACCGGGATCAAGGTGCAGTTGGAGGTCGTCCCCTGGTCCGACCTGCTGAACCGGATCCTCACCGCCACCACCTCCGGCCAGGGCCCGGACGTGCTGAACATCGGCAACACCTGGAGCGCCTCGCTCCAGGCCACCGGCGCGCTGCTGCCGTGGGACGCGAAGAACTTCGACAAGATCGGAGGCAAGGACCGGTTCGTCGACTCGGCACTCGGCTCGACCGGCGCGCAGGGCCAGGACCCGGCCGCGGTGCCGCTGTACTCGATGGCGTACGCGCTCTACTACAACAAGAAGATGTTCGCCGACGCCGGCATCGCCGAGCCGCCCGCCACCTGGGACGAGCTGGTCGCCGACGGCAAGAAGCTGTCAAAGGACGGCAAGTGGGGCCTGGGCGCCGAGGGTTCGAACCCGTCGGAGAACGTCCACCACGCCTTCGTCTTCGCCGAGCAGCACGGCGCCGACTTCTTCACCCCTGACGGCAAGCCCGACTTCACCGGTGACGGGACGGTCGCCGCGGTCAAGCAGTACGTCGACCTGATGGCCAAGGACAAGGTCATCGCGCCGGGCAACGCCGAGTACGCGCAGAACCAGTCCGTCAGCGACTTCGCCAAGGGCAGGACCGCGATGCTGCTGTGGCAGTCGGCGTCCGCCAACCTCACGTCGCAGGGCATGAGCGAGGACGACTACGGCATCGCACCCGTGCCCGTGCAGTCCGGCACCCCCGGCCCCGGAAAGCAGGTGAACTCGATGGTCGCGGGCATCAACCTCGCCGTCTTCAAGAACACCGACAACCTCGACGGCGCCACGACGTTCGTGAAGTTCATGACCAGCGACACCGAGCAGAAGATCCTCAACAAGGCCTACGGCTCGATACCGCCCGTGAAGTCCGCCCAGAGCGACGCCGCGTTCACCACCCCGGCCAACGCCGTGCTGAAGGACACCCTCGCCAAGAGCGCCGCCGCGCTGCCGCAGGTCGCCGACGAGTCACAGTTCGAGACGGCGGTCGGCACGGCGGTCAAGGAGCTGTTCGCCGACGCCGCCGCCGGGCGCGCGGTCACCACCGGCTCGGTGAAGGCGGCCCTGGAGAAGGCCCAGCAGCAGATGCCGGCGGCCTGA
- the fusA gene encoding elongation factor G translates to MRTNHNPLAVVRNLGILAHVDAGKTTVTERILFATGTTHKRGEVHDGTTVTDFDPQERDRGITIFAAAVSCAWDGHRINLIDTPGHVDFADEVERALRVLDGAVAVFDAVAGVEPQSESVWRQADRHGVPRIAFVNKMDRAGADLDVAVASIRERLHPAPLVVQLPIGSEDAFTGVVDLVRMRAQRWADGDALEEAPVPDDLRDEALARRRALEEAVAELHPGALEEFCATGTLGERTLSSALRDLTRDGEGVVVLCGSAYRNRGVEPLLDAVVAYLPSPLGVPPVRGSHEGGQRERPADPAAPPAALAFKVHATPTGRLTYLRIYSGTIQKGDTLWDASARRTERVGRILRVQADRHAPLDRAVAGDIVAVVGLKSARAGSTLCAPDAPLVLEPPGVPEPVVSVAVESRRAGDTDRLASGLARLTEEDPSLVVRTDRETGQTVLSGMGELHLEVAVEKLRRDLGLEVNVGRPRVGYRETVARGVSGLVFRHVKQDGGAGQFAHVVLDVEPYEEGGFDFRSAVVGGRVPQEYVRAVEAGCRDALAEGPLGGHPVTGLRVTLTDGATHVKDSSDTAFRTAGRLGLREALRACAMVLLEPVVEVTVTVPEDAVGGVLGDLAARRGRVTGSVTRAGAAVVTATVPLAELFGYATRLRSRTQGRGTFTARPTGYAPAPVATPVR, encoded by the coding sequence GTGCGCACCAACCACAACCCGCTCGCCGTCGTCCGCAACCTCGGCATCCTCGCCCACGTCGACGCCGGCAAGACCACCGTCACCGAACGGATCCTGTTCGCCACCGGAACCACGCACAAGCGCGGCGAGGTCCACGACGGCACGACCGTCACCGACTTCGACCCGCAGGAGCGGGACCGGGGCATCACCATCTTCGCCGCGGCGGTGAGCTGCGCCTGGGACGGTCACCGGATCAACCTGATCGACACCCCGGGGCACGTCGACTTCGCCGACGAGGTGGAGCGTGCGCTGCGGGTCCTCGACGGCGCGGTGGCGGTGTTCGACGCGGTGGCCGGGGTGGAACCGCAGAGCGAGTCGGTGTGGCGGCAGGCCGACCGGCACGGCGTACCGAGGATCGCGTTCGTCAACAAGATGGACCGTGCCGGCGCCGACCTGGACGTGGCCGTCGCGTCGATCCGGGAGCGACTGCACCCCGCCCCGCTGGTCGTGCAGCTGCCGATCGGCTCGGAGGACGCCTTCACCGGCGTCGTCGACCTCGTACGCATGCGCGCCCAGCGGTGGGCCGACGGCGACGCCCTCGAGGAGGCGCCGGTGCCGGACGACCTCCGGGACGAGGCCCTCGCACGCCGCCGGGCGCTGGAGGAGGCCGTGGCGGAACTCCATCCGGGCGCCCTGGAGGAGTTCTGCGCCACGGGCACGCTCGGCGAGCGGACCCTCTCCTCGGCGCTGCGGGACCTCACCCGGGACGGCGAGGGCGTGGTCGTGCTGTGCGGGTCCGCGTACCGCAACCGGGGTGTGGAGCCGCTGCTCGACGCGGTGGTGGCCTATCTGCCGTCGCCGCTGGGCGTGCCGCCGGTCCGCGGCAGCCACGAGGGCGGGCAGCGGGAGCGGCCCGCCGATCCGGCGGCTCCGCCGGCCGCCCTCGCCTTCAAGGTGCACGCCACCCCGACCGGACGGCTGACCTACCTGCGGATCTACTCCGGGACGATCCAGAAGGGAGACACCCTCTGGGACGCGAGCGCGCGACGCACCGAGCGCGTCGGCCGGATCCTGCGCGTCCAGGCCGACCGGCACGCCCCGCTGGACCGGGCGGTCGCCGGGGACATCGTCGCCGTCGTCGGGCTCAAGTCGGCCCGTGCCGGCTCGACCTTGTGCGCGCCGGACGCCCCGCTCGTCCTGGAACCGCCGGGCGTGCCCGAGCCGGTGGTGTCGGTCGCGGTCGAGTCCCGCAGGGCCGGCGACACCGACCGGCTGGCGTCCGGGCTGGCCCGGCTGACCGAGGAGGATCCCTCGCTGGTCGTGCGGACCGACCGGGAGACCGGGCAGACGGTGCTGTCGGGCATGGGCGAGCTGCATCTGGAGGTGGCGGTGGAGAAGCTCCGGCGCGATCTCGGGCTGGAGGTCAACGTAGGCCGCCCACGGGTCGGTTACCGGGAGACCGTCGCACGGGGTGTGTCCGGGCTGGTGTTCCGGCACGTCAAACAGGACGGCGGGGCGGGGCAGTTCGCCCATGTCGTCCTCGACGTGGAGCCGTACGAGGAGGGAGGCTTCGACTTCCGCTCGGCCGTCGTCGGCGGGCGCGTGCCGCAGGAGTACGTCCGGGCGGTCGAGGCGGGCTGCCGGGACGCCCTCGCCGAGGGGCCGCTCGGCGGGCACCCGGTGACCGGGCTGCGCGTCACGCTCACCGACGGGGCGACCCATGTGAAGGACTCCTCGGACACGGCGTTCCGCACGGCCGGCCGCCTCGGGCTCCGCGAGGCCCTGCGCGCCTGCGCGATGGTCCTGCTGGAGCCGGTCGTCGAGGTCACGGTGACCGTGCCCGAGGACGCGGTGGGCGGCGTGCTCGGCGACCTCGCCGCCCGGCGCGGCCGGGTGACCGGCTCGGTCACCCGGGCGGGCGCGGCGGTCGTCACGGCCACCGTGCCGCTGGCCGAACTCTTCGGCTACGCGACCCGGTTGCGCAGCCGCACCCAGGGCCGCGGCACCTTCACGGCCCGGCCCACCGGCTACGCGCCGGCGCCGGTCGCGACGCCGGTGCGGTAG
- a CDS encoding maleylacetate reductase — protein MTFRSEFSYETRPVRVVFRPGAAVTATPGEAARLGLRRLLVVCGSRGEAVARAVADALGDACAGVHAEARMHVPVEDADRAVAAVRAAGADGCVAVGGGSAIGLGKAIALRTGLPLIAVPSTYSGSEMTPVWGLTDHGTKRTGRDPVVQPRSVVYDPRLTLSLPVPLTVTSGVNALAHAVEALYAPDTSPLVSVMAEEGVRAMAEALPRLAADPQNLDARSRALYAAWLCGSCLGSTTMGLHHKLCHVLGGTYGLPHAQTHTVVLPHALAHNAPAAPQALTVLCRALDTDNAPRALWDLAARLGAPRSLAELGLRESDLAPAADRVAGEPYANPREVTAEGVRSVLRAAYDGGPPVTP, from the coding sequence ATGACGTTCCGCAGCGAGTTCTCGTACGAGACCCGGCCCGTGCGGGTCGTCTTCCGGCCCGGCGCGGCCGTCACCGCGACCCCGGGGGAGGCCGCACGCCTGGGCCTGCGGCGGCTGCTCGTGGTCTGCGGCAGCAGGGGCGAAGCCGTCGCCCGGGCGGTCGCGGACGCGCTCGGCGACGCGTGCGCGGGAGTGCACGCCGAGGCCCGGATGCACGTGCCCGTCGAGGACGCCGACCGGGCCGTCGCGGCGGTACGGGCGGCCGGGGCGGACGGCTGCGTCGCGGTCGGCGGCGGCTCCGCGATCGGGCTCGGCAAGGCGATCGCCCTGCGCACCGGACTGCCGCTGATCGCCGTGCCCTCGACCTACTCGGGTTCCGAGATGACGCCCGTGTGGGGCCTGACCGACCACGGCACCAAGCGCACCGGCCGTGACCCGGTCGTCCAGCCCCGCAGCGTCGTCTACGACCCCCGGCTCACCCTCTCGCTGCCCGTGCCGCTGACCGTGACCAGCGGCGTCAACGCGCTCGCGCACGCGGTCGAGGCGCTCTACGCCCCGGACACCTCGCCGCTGGTCTCGGTCATGGCCGAGGAGGGCGTGCGGGCCATGGCCGAGGCGCTGCCGCGACTGGCCGCCGACCCGCAGAACCTGGACGCGCGCAGCCGGGCGCTGTACGCGGCATGGCTGTGCGGCTCGTGCCTCGGCTCGACCACGATGGGGCTGCACCACAAGCTGTGCCACGTCCTGGGCGGCACCTACGGGCTGCCGCACGCCCAGACGCACACCGTGGTCCTGCCCCACGCCCTCGCCCACAACGCCCCCGCCGCGCCCCAGGCGCTGACCGTACTGTGCCGCGCCCTCGACACCGACAACGCGCCGCGTGCCCTGTGGGACCTGGCCGCCCGCCTCGGCGCACCTCGCTCCCTCGCCGAACTCGGCCTGCGGGAAAGCGATCTGGCACCCGCGGCGGACCGGGTCGCGGGCGAGCCCTACGCCAACCCGCGCGAAGTGACGGCGGAGGGGGTCCGCTCGGTGCTGCGGGCGGCGTACGACGGCGGGCCGCCCGTGACGCCGTAG
- a CDS encoding ComEC/Rec2 family competence protein, with amino-acid sequence MLTFDFLDARHGDCFLVHWGTPPERVMLVDGGPGDVYRATLRGRLRQLGGPGGGAAPHLDVVCLSHVDDDHAGGLVRLFRDMRQAQQDGDALPYAVDALWFNSVEELVDRRAPGLSASVRPLLERAATDAAVGASYQQGRDIRNAATALHLDGNAPFGGPLTEGAEAVLDDLDVTVVAPDQEALEELEGRWRKAKQRGDPDVITAGYTDGSVPNLSSIVLLLRHEGRTALLTGDARGDRVLTGLRELGLLDDSEPFHIDLLKLPHHGSDRNVEAGFFEQVRADHYVISADGVRHHHPSEDTLRWLVESRAPDDEYVVHLTNHIPFAEEELTRLSEGRAFGVDVRAPAEQALLITIGDPP; translated from the coding sequence ATGCTCACGTTCGATTTCCTCGACGCCCGCCACGGCGACTGCTTCCTCGTCCACTGGGGCACACCCCCCGAGCGGGTCATGCTCGTCGACGGCGGTCCCGGAGACGTCTACCGGGCCACGCTCCGCGGCCGGCTGCGGCAGCTCGGCGGACCGGGCGGCGGCGCTGCGCCGCACCTCGACGTCGTGTGCCTCTCCCATGTCGACGACGACCACGCCGGCGGGCTCGTCCGGCTCTTCCGCGACATGCGGCAGGCCCAGCAGGACGGGGACGCCCTGCCGTACGCGGTGGACGCCCTGTGGTTCAACTCCGTGGAGGAACTCGTCGACCGGCGTGCCCCCGGGCTGAGCGCCTCCGTCCGGCCGCTCCTCGAACGCGCCGCCACCGACGCGGCGGTCGGGGCGAGCTACCAGCAGGGCCGCGACATCCGCAACGCGGCGACCGCGCTGCACCTGGACGGCAACGCCCCGTTCGGCGGCCCGCTCACCGAGGGCGCCGAGGCGGTCCTCGACGACCTGGACGTCACGGTCGTCGCGCCGGACCAGGAAGCGCTGGAGGAGCTGGAGGGACGCTGGCGCAAGGCGAAACAGCGCGGCGATCCCGACGTCATCACCGCGGGCTACACCGACGGGTCGGTGCCGAACCTCTCCAGCATCGTCCTGCTGCTGCGCCACGAGGGCCGCACCGCTCTGCTCACCGGTGACGCCCGCGGCGACCGCGTCCTGACCGGGCTGCGCGAACTGGGCCTGCTCGACGACTCGGAACCCTTCCATATCGACCTGCTCAAACTGCCGCACCACGGCAGTGACCGCAACGTGGAAGCAGGCTTCTTCGAGCAGGTGCGGGCCGACCACTACGTGATATCCGCCGACGGCGTCCGCCACCACCACCCCAGCGAGGACACCCTGCGCTGGCTCGTCGAGTCCCGGGCACCGGACGACGAGTACGTCGTCCACCTGACCAACCACATCCCGTTCGCCGAGGAGGAACTGACGCGACTGAGCGAGGGCCGCGCCTTCGGCGTCGACGTCCGGGCGCCCGCCGAGCAAGCGCTCCTCATCACGATCGGAGACCCGCCATGA